One genomic region from Cryptococcus gattii WM276 chromosome C, complete sequence encodes:
- a CDS encoding Hypothetical protein (Similar to SGTC gene model, INSD accession EAL21826.1; CNBC5270), whose protein sequence is MSNSPFDPPAPGASASVNLSESPAIPDCSQDVDTTDNSPQTPCCDLPVSPPIAYSRLRIEPSETICLPSYHVRQSAQGLPPIDMGLPSPTDFPMMTEELPAYSKTSTEEPNTLAKALWKWGFLCPLLWFIGMTILWIPLKSTENEHDPEKAQKLEEMIVILRKTELKYARRCAWAFGGFSIFLLVLIVVVIYLLTTR, encoded by the exons ATGTCCAACTCCCCCTTCGACCCTCCTGCTCCAGGTGCTTCCGCTTCTGTCAATCTTTCTGAGAGTCCTGCGATCCCTGATTGTTCACAAGACGTTGACACTACCGACAACTCCCCGCAGACCCCATGCTGTGACCTCCCCGTCAGCCCTCCCATTGCCTACTCACGTCTCCGTATCGAGCCCTCAGAAACAATATGTCTCCCATCCTATCATGTTCGGCAGTCAGCACAAGGGCTCCCCCCAATAGACATGGGCCTACCCTCACCAACAGACTTCCCAATGATGACCGAGGAGCTGCCCGCCTATTCAAAGACGAGTACAGAGGAGCCAAACACATTGGCAAAAGCCCTTTGGAAGTGGGGCTTCTTGTGCCCGCTGCTCTGGTTCATCGGAATGACTAT TCTGTGGATTCCCTTAAAGTCCACTGAGAATGAGCATGACCCTGAAAAGGCCCAGAAACTGGAAGAAATGATTGTTATTCTTCGAAAG ACCGAATTGAAATACGCGAGAAGATGCGCTTGGGCGTTCGGAGGTTTCTCGATCTTCCTATTAGTTCTAATAGTCGTCGTTATTTACTTGTTAACGACCAGATGA
- a CDS encoding uncharacterized protein (Similar to TIGR gene model, INSD accession AAW42148.1) — protein sequence MEKSSLDNGASAALSYEQQLKETGQSEFHESVGEAQAPSSAALKVAELHDDGLRPGTERRRRIEKRLKLKLDLRFSILIVIYSTNYIDRNNAAAARLKGFEEDLNLTGQRFPTILSILYVGYILFQVPSNMLLNHIGRPSIYIPIAMLIWGMISVLTGVCHNYVGVLLTRLFLGVVEAAFLPGALFILSKWYRKDEISLRYTLLYCGNLISNAFGSLIAAGVLANMDGKLGHAAWRWLFYIEGALTMFFALIAMLMLPDFPHNTKRGFTEEELQVAQLRMLEDVGEIDQDSKDEKWHTGLIMAVTDWKIYILMGSLTTCVTGLSFNIYFPTLTKTLGYGTTETLLLAAPPWIFSCLLALANSTHSDRTNEKFWHSTWPLLMGIVGFIISIAVPPEKKAGRYVALFLQAGSYAGYIIMYTWMSSSFPRPPAKRAVALAFMNAMSQVGNIVGSYIWPTKFGPSYANSYGIVLSMFGATILLNIWFRIILIRANKRLEEGERAFDEHGDTLQRAAALESTTVQDAMLMQKGFRYLI from the exons ATGGAAAAGAGCAGCTTAGATAACGGAGCGTCTGCAGCCCTTAGCTATGAACAGCAGCTTAAGGAGACTGGACAGTCGGAATTTCACGAATCAGTTGGAGAAGCGCAAGCTCCTTCATCAGCGGCTTTGAAGGTTGCTGAATTGCACGACGACGGCCTTCGTCCCGGTActgaaagaagaagaagaatcGAGAAGAGACTCAAATTGAAGCTGGATTTAAGATTCAGCATCCTCATTGTGATATACAGTAC CAACTATATCGACAGGAATAATGCTGCCGCTGCAAGATTGAAGGGATTTGAAGAAGACCTCAATCTTACGGGCCAACGCTTTCCTACAATCCTTTCAATCCTTTATGTAG GATATATTCTATTCCAAG TCCCATCAAATATGCTTCTG AACCATATCGGCCGGCCATCTATCTATATCCCAATCGCGATGCTTATA TGGGGGATGATTAGTGTACTCACAGGTGTTTGCCACAATTATGTAGGCGTTCTCCTTACCCGGCTTTTCCTGGG TGTAGTAGAAGCAGCCTTTCTACCTGGTGCTCTATTC ATTCTGAGCAAATGGTATCGCAAAGACGAAATCAGTCTCCGTTACACTCTTCTATACTGTGGAAACCTAATTTCCAATGCTTTTG GCTCTTTGATTGCTGCTGGTGTGTTGGCCAATATGGATGGTAAATTGGGACACGCGGCTTGGCGCTGGCTTTTTTACA TCGAGGGAGCTCTCACCATGTTCTTTGCTCTAATTGCCATGCTAATGCTTCCTGATTTCCCTCATAATACCAAGCGTGGATTCACCGAAGAAGAGCTTCAGGTCGCACAGCTGAGAATGTTGGAAGACGTCGGGGAAATAGATCAAGACTCAAAGGACGAGAAATGGCATACAGGGCTTATCATGGCTGTGACT GATTGGAAAATCTATATTCTCATGGGCAGTCTGACCACCTGTGTCACTGGTTTGTCGTTTAACAT CTATTTTCCCACTTTGACGAAAACTCTGGGCTATGGCACAACAGAAACTCTACTCCTGGCAGCCCCTCCCTGGATT TTCTCGTGCCTTCTTGCGCTTGCTAATTCAACGCACTCTGATCGCACCAACGAGAAGTTCTGGCATTCGACTTGGCCTTTACTGATGGGGATTGTGGGATTTATTATCTCCATAG CTGTGCCCCCCGAGAAAAAAGCAGGTCGTTATGTAGCCTTATTCCTGCAGGCGGGGTCTTATGCGGGTTACATCATA ATGTACACATGGATGAGTAGTTCGTTTCCTCGACCCCCCGCCAAAAGGGCCGTAGCGCTTGCGTTCATG AATGCTATGTCGCAAGTTGGTAATATTGTTGGCAGT TACATTTGGCCTACCAAGTTCGGGCCTAGCTACGCCAACTCCTACGGTATTGTTTTGTCTATGTTTGGGGCCACTATTCTG CTCAATATATGGTTCCGAATCATTCTCATACGCGCCAATAAGCGCCTTGAGGAAGGTGAGAGAGCTTTCGATGAACATGGAGATACCCTGCAGCGGGCAGCCGCTTTGGAGAGCACAACTGTTCAAGATGCCATGCTCATGCAGAAAGGATTCAGATACCTCATATGA